From a single Melospiza georgiana isolate bMelGeo1 chromosome 5, bMelGeo1.pri, whole genome shotgun sequence genomic region:
- the CISD2 gene encoding CDGSH iron-sulfur domain-containing protein 2: MVLETLARIVKVQLPAYLKRLPLPESVGGFIRLTVSEWLRLLPFLGVLALLGYLAVRPFLPKKKQQKDSLINLKIQKENPKVVNEINIEDLCLTKAYCRCWRSKTFPVCDGSHNKHNELTGDNVGPLILKKKEV, from the exons ATGGTGCTGGAGACTCTGGCCCGCATCGTCAAGGTCCAGCTGCCCGCGTACCTCAAGCGCCTGCCGCTGCCCGAGAGCGTCGGCGGCTTCATCCGCCTCACAG TTTCAGAATGGCTGCGGTTACTGCCTTTCCTGGGCGTGCTGGCCCTGCTTGGCTACCTGGCTGTTCGTCCCTTCCTCCCCAAGAAGAAACAGCAGAAGGATAGCTTGATTAACCTCAAGATCCAGAAGGAAAATCCCAAAGTAGTGAATGAGATCAACATTGAAGATCTGTGCCTCACTAAAGCTTACTGCAGGTGTTGGCGTTCGAAGACG ttccCTGTCTGTGATGGCTCCCACAACAAGCACAATGAGTTAACAGGAGATAATGTAGGTCCACTAATACTCAAGAAGAAAGAAGTATAG